A stretch of the Myripristis murdjan chromosome 24, fMyrMur1.1, whole genome shotgun sequence genome encodes the following:
- the chac1 gene encoding glutathione-specific gamma-glutamylcyclotransferase 1: MKPQDIIAGKTSVWIFGYGSLVWKPDFKYKRSKVGFIQGYKRRFWHGDNFHRGNDELPGRVVTLIEDDDASTWGVAFEVTGSQVEESLKYLDVRETVCGGYITKTVEFFPHGESQASSVQALVYIATSDNPLYLGPASSEEIGAQIAVCRGKTGHNLEYLLRLAEFMRRFCPHVDDPHLFSIEAAALAVVPFLLAAQ; this comes from the exons ATGAAGCCTCAAGACATCATCGCCGGGAAGACCAGCGTCTGGATCTTCGGGTACGGGTCATTGGTGTGGAAGCCTGACTTCAAATACAAGAGGAGCAAGGTCGGCTTTATTCAAGGCTATAAGAGACGTTTCTGGCACGGAGACAACTTCCATCGTGGGAATGATGAGCTG CCCGGAAGAGTGGTGACGCTCATAGAAGATGATGAC GCGAGCACTTGGGGCGTGGCGTTCGAGGTCACAGGCTCCCAGGTGGAGGAGTCCCTGAAGTACCTGGACGTGCGCGAGACGGTTTGCGGCGGCTACATCACCAAAACCGTGGAGTTCTTCCCTCACGGGGAGAGCCAGGCCTCCTCGGTTCAGGCCCTGGTGTACATCGCCACCTCTGACAACCCCCTGTACCTGGGGCCGGCCAGCTCGGAGGAGATCGGCGCCCAGATCGCCGTGTGCAGAGGGAAGACGGGCCACAACCTGGAGTACCTCCTCCGGCTGGCCGAGTTCATGAGGAGATTCTGCCCGCATGTGGACGACCCCCACCTGTTCTCCATCGAGGCAGCAGCCCTGGCCGTGGTGCCCTTCCTGTTGGCTGCCCAGTAG